One window from the genome of Streptomyces sp. NBC_01476 encodes:
- a CDS encoding primary-amine oxidase translates to MTTATQPPSPGGAHSPADLAAALASPRPDEITACKALLQRAGLLGPDTHVAYFGLAEQDKRELLAGVSAPRRFRAMLVDLRTGLSHDVVACPGEDRVVSARELDVATDGHVPVVLAEFSLVEEIVHRDERWLAAMRKRGLTDLTQLRVNPLSSGVPGEGEDGRRLQRCFTFVQKTPDDLGWAHPVDGVTVIVDVVTREVLDVIDYADLPVPDEDGNFHDPRWVGRPPRAGIKPIEITQPEGPSFTIDENGVIDWLGWSLQVGFDQREGLVLHNISIDDAGRQRPVVYRASVAEMMVPYGDPSPQRWFQNFFDCGEYLLGGFANSLELGCDCVGDITYLDAVLADNAGDVRVIPQAICIHEEDTGILWKHFDNWNGSSDSRRNRRLVISFFVTVGNYDYGFYWYFSLDGAIELEVKATGVVFTSSYPGPGYAFASELAPGLGAPYHQHLFSARLDMAVDGTDNAVDEVEAAAVPRGPRNPTGTGFTQTVTRLRTESGAQRLADNTRNRSWLVVNPSVTNRLGNPVGYMLHPEGRPVLLADTDSDIHQRATFATRHLWVTPYAPDEIYPAGDLVNMHKGGAGLPEWTAADRSVDNTDIVLWHTFGLTHFPRPEDWPVMPVDSAGFALKPYGFFDRNPTLDIPASGGDHCHPAGHEHGEHHHGHDHDHGKAAE, encoded by the coding sequence GTGACCACAGCAACGCAGCCCCCCTCCCCCGGCGGCGCCCACAGCCCGGCGGACCTGGCCGCCGCCCTCGCCTCGCCACGCCCCGACGAGATCACGGCGTGCAAGGCCCTCCTCCAGCGGGCGGGTCTGCTCGGCCCCGACACCCATGTCGCCTACTTCGGCCTGGCCGAGCAGGACAAGCGCGAACTCCTGGCCGGGGTGAGCGCCCCGCGCCGTTTCCGGGCGATGCTGGTCGACCTGCGGACGGGCCTGTCGCACGACGTGGTCGCCTGCCCCGGTGAGGACCGCGTCGTCTCGGCCCGCGAACTGGATGTCGCCACCGACGGCCATGTCCCGGTGGTCCTGGCCGAGTTCTCGCTGGTCGAGGAGATCGTGCACCGCGACGAACGCTGGCTGGCGGCCATGCGCAAGCGCGGTCTGACCGACCTCACCCAACTGCGCGTCAACCCGCTGTCGTCCGGTGTCCCCGGCGAGGGCGAGGACGGCCGCCGGCTGCAGCGCTGCTTCACCTTCGTGCAGAAGACACCGGACGACCTCGGCTGGGCGCATCCGGTGGACGGCGTCACCGTCATCGTGGACGTGGTCACCCGCGAGGTGCTGGACGTCATCGACTACGCGGACCTGCCGGTGCCCGACGAGGACGGCAACTTCCACGACCCGCGGTGGGTGGGCCGCCCGCCCCGGGCCGGCATCAAGCCGATCGAGATCACCCAGCCCGAGGGTCCCAGCTTCACCATCGACGAGAACGGCGTCATCGACTGGCTCGGCTGGTCCCTGCAGGTCGGCTTCGACCAGCGGGAGGGCCTGGTGCTGCACAACATCAGCATCGACGACGCCGGCCGGCAGCGCCCGGTGGTCTACCGCGCCTCGGTCGCCGAGATGATGGTCCCCTATGGCGACCCCAGCCCGCAGCGCTGGTTCCAGAACTTCTTCGACTGCGGCGAGTACCTGCTCGGCGGCTTCGCCAACTCCCTGGAGCTGGGCTGCGACTGCGTCGGCGACATCACCTATCTCGACGCGGTGCTCGCCGACAACGCAGGCGATGTGCGGGTCATCCCGCAGGCGATCTGCATCCACGAGGAGGACACCGGCATCCTGTGGAAGCACTTCGACAACTGGAACGGCTCCTCGGACTCCCGCCGCAACCGGCGTCTGGTCATCTCCTTCTTCGTCACCGTCGGCAACTACGACTACGGCTTCTACTGGTACTTCTCCCTGGACGGCGCCATCGAACTGGAGGTCAAGGCGACCGGGGTGGTCTTCACCTCGTCCTATCCCGGCCCCGGTTACGCGTTCGCCTCCGAGCTCGCGCCCGGCCTCGGCGCCCCCTACCACCAGCACCTGTTCAGCGCCCGGCTGGACATGGCGGTCGACGGCACCGACAACGCTGTCGACGAGGTGGAGGCGGCGGCCGTGCCCCGCGGTCCGCGCAACCCGACCGGGACCGGCTTCACCCAGACCGTCACCCGGCTGCGTACCGAGTCCGGCGCCCAGCGGCTCGCCGACAACACCCGCAACCGGTCCTGGCTGGTCGTCAACCCCTCGGTCACCAACCGGCTGGGCAACCCGGTGGGCTACATGCTGCACCCGGAGGGCCGGCCCGTACTGCTGGCCGACACGGACTCCGACATCCACCAGCGGGCCACCTTCGCCACCCGGCACCTGTGGGTCACGCCCTACGCGCCGGACGAGATCTACCCGGCGGGTGACCTGGTCAACATGCACAAGGGCGGCGCAGGACTGCCCGAGTGGACGGCCGCGGACCGCTCGGTCGACAACACCGACATCGTGCTGTGGCACACCTTCGGGCTCACCCACTTCCCGCGGCCTGAGGACTGGCCGGTGATGCCGGTCGACTCCGCGGGCTTCGCCCTCAAGCCCTACGGCTTCTTCGACCGCAATCCCACGCTGGACATCCCGGCATCGGGCGGCGACCACTGCCACCCGGCTGGCCACGAACACGGCGAACACCACCACGGGCACGACCACGACCACGGAAAGGCCGCCGAATGA
- a CDS encoding ThuA domain-containing protein has product MPHLSTPRAMVVVNGDDIHHDLLSAAGVFQQLGVEAGFATRKAMGTSRFVDPRPETAEADVYLFYTAGGHFATEQQQALSDAVRAGKGLVGVHGANIMGWQGDGLDPADRPLFELLGNRYLSHGPGHHEGRHTIEIVADHPITSGVSDFELFDEYYEFELADQDVTVLAQRHRADGAVIPVLYAREAGAGRVVYLALGHDMRSWGEPPVRTLVRQALLWASGRD; this is encoded by the coding sequence ATGCCACACCTCTCGACGCCGAGAGCCATGGTCGTCGTGAACGGCGACGACATCCACCACGATCTGCTCAGCGCCGCCGGAGTCTTCCAGCAGCTGGGCGTCGAGGCGGGCTTCGCCACCCGCAAGGCCATGGGCACCAGCCGCTTCGTCGATCCACGGCCTGAGACGGCCGAGGCGGACGTCTACCTCTTCTACACCGCGGGCGGGCACTTCGCGACGGAGCAGCAGCAGGCGCTGTCCGACGCGGTCCGGGCCGGCAAGGGGCTGGTGGGGGTGCACGGCGCCAACATCATGGGCTGGCAGGGGGACGGGCTCGACCCGGCCGACCGGCCGCTGTTCGAACTGCTCGGCAACCGTTACCTCTCGCACGGCCCCGGCCACCACGAGGGGCGGCACACCATCGAGATCGTCGCCGACCACCCGATCACCAGCGGGGTGAGCGACTTCGAACTCTTCGACGAGTACTACGAGTTCGAGCTGGCGGACCAGGACGTGACGGTGCTCGCGCAGCGGCACCGGGCGGACGGCGCCGTCATTCCGGTGCTGTACGCCCGCGAGGCCGGCGCGGGGCGGGTGGTCTATCTGGCCCTCGGCCACGACATGCGCTCCTGGGGCGAACCCCCGGTCCGCACCCTGGTCCGCCAGGCGCTGCTCTGGGCGTCCGGCCGTGACTGA
- a CDS encoding ABC transporter substrate-binding protein has protein sequence MTTSQSPIASGMTRRGLLASALAGAGTLALYGCSPSAGGSSGGGSGTLTVAGQSDNLTKVFNPFLANTAQGLTYTSQGQGGFIYEPLVQINTVNIGHDIPWLAKAWRWSNGNKTLTLDLQSGVKWTDGTPFSADDVVFTYTMLKKNPGLNLLGVDFTSVTAPSPTQVVFTFPVPSEQFFTNVVSAPIVSQHIWSKVKDPTKYTDDTPVGTGPFKLDKFSAQSFTLIRNEDYWQPKAQIKALQFVAYKDNESMTNALVQGQADWGGTYIANAEKTYLSRSKHYNYWAPLAGTDGLIPNLERWPLSDLAVRQAISLGVNRKQVGAATDSPQATSVTGLPMPAYAASVSPALQGVNFTQDVAKAHKTLTDAGYTKGGDGYYRKGGKRVEFSISFPSAYTDIASRVQVLVSQLKDIGIKLNIDTTTVNDINTITSKGDFDSTMGYPVNSAPRAFSYYNDTINPNLYYPIGKATPTFQNIERFQNAEAAQLFKEFPKATTDAQRQQILDGIEKIFVDNLPWIPMFYWGSYGNWSTAKATGFPSPQNPYFSPVPNPVVALRLKPV, from the coding sequence GTGACCACTTCGCAGTCGCCGATCGCGTCAGGCATGACGAGACGCGGCCTTCTCGCAAGCGCCCTGGCAGGCGCCGGAACCCTCGCCCTCTACGGCTGCTCGCCGTCGGCGGGGGGCAGTTCGGGCGGTGGCAGCGGCACGCTCACCGTCGCCGGCCAGTCCGACAACCTCACCAAGGTCTTCAACCCGTTCCTCGCCAACACCGCGCAGGGCCTGACCTACACCTCGCAGGGTCAGGGCGGCTTCATCTACGAGCCGCTGGTGCAGATCAACACCGTGAACATCGGCCATGACATCCCCTGGCTGGCCAAGGCCTGGCGCTGGTCGAACGGCAACAAGACCCTCACGCTCGATCTGCAGTCCGGTGTGAAGTGGACCGACGGCACACCGTTCTCCGCCGACGACGTGGTCTTCACGTACACGATGCTGAAGAAGAACCCCGGACTCAATCTGCTCGGCGTCGACTTCACCTCGGTCACCGCGCCCAGCCCCACCCAGGTCGTGTTCACCTTCCCGGTGCCGTCCGAGCAGTTCTTCACCAATGTGGTGTCCGCGCCGATCGTCTCGCAGCACATCTGGTCCAAGGTGAAGGACCCGACGAAGTACACCGACGACACCCCGGTCGGTACCGGCCCCTTCAAGCTGGACAAGTTCTCCGCGCAGAGCTTCACGCTGATCCGCAACGAGGACTACTGGCAGCCGAAGGCGCAGATCAAGGCGCTGCAGTTCGTGGCGTACAAGGACAACGAGAGCATGACGAACGCGCTCGTCCAGGGCCAGGCGGACTGGGGCGGCACGTACATCGCCAACGCCGAGAAGACGTATCTCAGCCGCAGCAAGCACTACAACTACTGGGCGCCGCTGGCCGGTACCGACGGTCTGATCCCCAACCTGGAGCGGTGGCCGCTCAGCGACCTCGCGGTCCGCCAGGCCATCAGCCTCGGGGTGAACCGCAAGCAGGTCGGCGCGGCCACCGACTCGCCGCAGGCCACCAGCGTCACCGGGCTGCCGATGCCCGCGTACGCCGCGTCGGTCTCCCCCGCGCTCCAGGGCGTCAACTTCACCCAGGACGTGGCCAAGGCGCACAAGACGCTCACCGACGCCGGCTACACCAAGGGCGGCGACGGCTACTACCGCAAGGGCGGCAAGCGGGTCGAGTTCTCGATCAGCTTCCCGTCGGCGTACACCGACATCGCCTCCCGGGTGCAGGTGCTGGTGTCCCAGCTCAAGGACATCGGCATCAAGCTGAACATCGACACCACCACGGTGAACGACATCAACACCATCACCTCCAAGGGCGACTTCGACTCCACGATGGGCTATCCGGTCAACTCCGCACCGCGTGCCTTCTCGTACTACAACGACACGATCAACCCGAACCTGTACTACCCGATCGGGAAGGCCACGCCGACCTTCCAGAACATCGAGCGGTTCCAGAACGCCGAGGCCGCGCAGCTCTTCAAGGAGTTCCCCAAGGCCACCACGGACGCCCAGCGGCAGCAGATCCTCGACGGGATCGAGAAGATCTTCGTCGACAACCTGCCCTGGATCCCGATGTTCTACTGGGGCAGCTACGGCAACTGGAGCACCGCGAAGGCGACCGGGTTCCCCTCTCCGCAGAATCCCTACTTCAGCCCGGTGCCCAACCCTGTCGTCGCCCTGCGGCTGAAGCCGGTCTGA
- a CDS encoding GntR family transcriptional regulator produces the protein MSTEHISPERPGLAASPLTGAYPEPLWMQARAALENRIAVGEVKPGSRLPPERELCQMLGISRVTLRKALTALVDEGVLRAAQGRGWYVAAPERKEWPNTLESFSETARRMGLVATSRVLRREAGPATFDEAEAFQIAPGTPLYRLERVRMLDGVPIAVDHSLVPADIAVGFDEVDFTTRSLYDTLTGLGFELAQADTTIEARPADAALAGHLAIAAGTPVLEMRQTVRDRTQRPLLSSSIRYAGDRYRLRTSFMRNAGV, from the coding sequence ATGAGTACCGAGCACATCAGCCCCGAGCGGCCGGGCCTGGCGGCGTCGCCGCTGACCGGCGCGTACCCGGAGCCGCTGTGGATGCAGGCGAGAGCCGCGCTGGAGAACCGGATAGCCGTCGGTGAGGTGAAGCCCGGCTCCCGGCTGCCGCCCGAGCGGGAGCTGTGCCAGATGCTCGGCATCTCGCGGGTCACCCTGCGCAAGGCGCTGACCGCCCTGGTCGACGAGGGCGTGCTGCGCGCGGCACAGGGCCGCGGCTGGTACGTCGCGGCACCGGAGCGCAAGGAGTGGCCCAACACCCTGGAGTCGTTCTCCGAGACCGCCCGGCGGATGGGTCTGGTGGCCACCTCCCGGGTGCTGCGCCGCGAGGCCGGTCCGGCCACCTTCGACGAGGCCGAGGCGTTCCAGATCGCCCCCGGCACTCCGCTGTACCGCCTGGAGCGGGTCCGGATGCTCGACGGGGTGCCGATCGCGGTCGACCACTCGCTTGTCCCGGCCGACATCGCCGTCGGCTTCGACGAGGTCGACTTCACCACCCGTTCCCTGTACGACACGCTCACCGGCCTGGGCTTCGAACTCGCCCAGGCCGACACCACCATCGAGGCGCGCCCCGCCGACGCGGCGCTTGCCGGTCACCTCGCCATCGCGGCGGGCACCCCCGTCCTCGAAATGCGGCAGACGGTCCGCGACCGCACGCAGCGTCCGCTGCTCTCCTCGTCGATCCGCTACGCCGGCGACCGCTACCGCCTGCGCACCTCCTTCATGCGGAACGCGGGCGTATGA
- a CDS encoding sugar phosphate isomerase/epimerase family protein, with protein sequence MTAGIGVMMYTVLDQARADLEGTLAQLAGLGYLGIETYGLVEHFGPARVRDAIAAAGLTLTSAHTPFPAGAEAEALLDQNEQLGAEVLVWSMEREEFDSPEAIRRGVERVNEAAERAAGRGMRIAYHNHFAEFSQEFGGRQAYDLLLELLDDRVLVELDAYWAQMGGADPAEVLGRLGDRVRFVHVKDGPAVSYENDVMVPIGEGGIDWARTLTTPSGLRWHIVELERLHIDTFEALRRSYDHLVGRGLSRGAHVPASAKERA encoded by the coding sequence ATGACAGCCGGTATCGGCGTCATGATGTACACCGTGCTCGACCAGGCGCGAGCCGACCTGGAGGGCACCCTGGCCCAACTGGCCGGCCTGGGATACCTGGGCATCGAGACCTACGGCCTGGTGGAGCACTTCGGCCCGGCCCGGGTCAGGGACGCCATCGCCGCCGCCGGGCTCACCCTGACCAGCGCGCACACCCCGTTCCCGGCCGGCGCCGAAGCCGAGGCGCTGCTGGACCAGAACGAGCAGCTGGGCGCCGAGGTCCTCGTGTGGAGCATGGAGCGCGAGGAGTTCGACTCGCCGGAGGCGATCCGGCGCGGGGTGGAGCGGGTCAACGAGGCCGCCGAACGGGCGGCGGGCCGCGGTATGCGGATCGCCTACCACAACCACTTCGCCGAGTTCTCCCAGGAGTTCGGCGGCCGGCAGGCGTACGACCTGCTGCTGGAGCTGCTGGACGACCGGGTGCTGGTCGAACTCGACGCGTACTGGGCGCAGATGGGCGGCGCCGACCCGGCCGAAGTGCTGGGCCGGCTCGGCGACCGGGTGCGCTTCGTGCACGTCAAGGACGGTCCTGCGGTCAGCTACGAGAACGACGTGATGGTGCCGATCGGGGAGGGCGGGATCGACTGGGCCCGCACCCTGACCACACCGTCCGGTCTGCGGTGGCACATCGTCGAACTGGAGCGGCTGCACATCGACACCTTCGAGGCGCTGCGGCGCTCGTACGACCACCTGGTAGGCCGCGGGCTGTCCCGTGGCGCGCACGTCCCGGCATCGGCCAAGGAGCGGGCATGA
- a CDS encoding Gfo/Idh/MocA family protein, protein MIGVGLIGSGFIGDTYADALQDVRNATLVATCSRDLARATALAAKWAPDARGYDDMAALCADPAVDLVVVAVPNEAHLEAVRAVAAAGKGVVCTKPLARTGAEAARILDVVREAGIWHGYAESSVFSPNIAKAHEMVTAGAIGDLLTMRAREAHSGPHAPHFWDAETAGGGALLDMGCHTVESARHFFGKDNPITEVFAWGATLAHGERTTGEDTAIALLKFAGGQLATVESSWIEKGGMQLRHELVGSAGRLVTDTSATPVWGFIEHPAGYLVEKADADTGWVYPVPEEARAYGFSQQMRHFVDCFARGETPRETFEDGVVVNHVLDACYTSMRSGTWERVQVPA, encoded by the coding sequence GTGATCGGCGTCGGTCTCATAGGTTCGGGATTCATCGGCGACACATACGCGGACGCGCTCCAGGATGTACGGAACGCGACGCTGGTCGCCACCTGTTCGCGCGACCTCGCGCGGGCCACCGCGCTGGCCGCCAAATGGGCACCGGACGCCCGTGGTTACGACGACATGGCGGCACTGTGCGCCGATCCGGCCGTCGATCTGGTGGTCGTCGCGGTCCCCAACGAGGCGCACCTGGAAGCCGTCCGCGCCGTCGCCGCGGCCGGCAAGGGCGTGGTGTGCACCAAGCCGCTGGCCCGTACCGGCGCCGAGGCGGCGCGGATCCTGGACGTCGTCCGCGAGGCCGGCATCTGGCACGGCTACGCCGAGAGCTCGGTCTTCTCGCCCAACATCGCCAAGGCGCACGAGATGGTCACCGCCGGCGCGATCGGCGACCTGCTCACCATGCGGGCCCGCGAGGCCCACTCCGGCCCGCACGCCCCGCACTTCTGGGACGCCGAGACCGCGGGCGGCGGCGCGCTGCTCGACATGGGCTGCCACACGGTGGAGTCCGCCCGGCACTTCTTCGGCAAGGACAACCCGATCACCGAGGTCTTCGCCTGGGGTGCCACCCTCGCGCACGGGGAGCGGACCACCGGTGAGGACACCGCGATCGCGCTGCTGAAGTTCGCCGGCGGGCAGCTGGCAACCGTGGAGTCGTCCTGGATCGAGAAGGGCGGCATGCAACTGCGCCACGAACTCGTCGGCAGCGCCGGCCGCCTGGTCACCGACACCTCCGCGACACCGGTGTGGGGCTTCATCGAGCACCCGGCCGGCTATCTGGTGGAGAAGGCCGACGCCGACACCGGCTGGGTCTACCCGGTCCCCGAGGAGGCCCGCGCCTACGGCTTCAGCCAGCAGATGCGGCACTTCGTGGACTGCTTCGCCCGCGGCGAGACGCCACGCGAGACCTTCGAGGACGGCGTCGTCGTCAATCACGTACTGGACGCCTGCTACACCTCGATGCGCTCCGGCACGTGGGAAAGGGTCCAGGTCCCGGCATGA
- a CDS encoding NAD-dependent epimerase/dehydratase family protein — MRVLFLGGAGMIGSAAAAQAAAAGADVTIVTRSAPVRPVADGVRSLRADVRDPVALKAALGDEEFDSVVNWVGFTPDDVRAHPELFTGRTGQYVFISTCSVFGRPVPNLPITESSPRRQPVFGYARDKVACELLLEDAYRSGDFPLTIVRPFHTYDRTVIPVLAGWTAIERMRGGRPVVVHGDGTSLWSLTHSRDFARAFVPLLGLDHAVGESVNVVSGDILTWDQIHLTLAGAAGVRDPLLRHRSSESIAEQVPGWGEVLEHDFRHSMLFDTSKLRSLVPGFAPQVSFAEGAREALAYYDAHPELKSVDQELSRAFDALLGG; from the coding sequence ATGAGGGTGCTGTTCCTCGGCGGTGCCGGGATGATCGGCTCCGCGGCGGCGGCGCAGGCCGCCGCCGCGGGGGCCGACGTGACGATCGTGACGCGCTCCGCGCCCGTCCGGCCGGTCGCCGACGGCGTACGGTCGCTGCGCGCGGATGTGCGCGACCCCGTGGCACTCAAGGCGGCGCTCGGTGACGAGGAGTTCGACTCGGTCGTCAACTGGGTCGGCTTCACCCCGGACGACGTCCGTGCCCACCCGGAGCTGTTCACCGGCAGGACCGGGCAGTACGTCTTCATCAGCACCTGCTCGGTCTTCGGCCGGCCGGTGCCGAATCTGCCGATCACCGAGTCCAGTCCGCGCCGCCAGCCGGTCTTCGGCTACGCACGGGACAAGGTCGCCTGTGAGCTGCTGCTGGAGGACGCCTACCGCTCGGGTGACTTCCCGCTGACCATCGTGCGGCCCTTCCACACCTACGACCGCACGGTGATCCCGGTGCTCGCCGGGTGGACCGCGATCGAGCGGATGCGCGGCGGGCGGCCGGTGGTGGTGCACGGCGACGGCACCTCGCTGTGGTCGCTGACGCACTCGCGGGACTTCGCGCGCGCGTTCGTACCGCTGCTGGGACTGGACCACGCGGTCGGCGAGAGCGTCAACGTGGTCAGCGGCGACATCCTCACCTGGGACCAGATCCATCTGACGCTGGCCGGCGCGGCCGGGGTGCGCGATCCGCTGCTGCGGCACCGCTCCAGCGAGTCGATCGCCGAGCAGGTGCCCGGCTGGGGCGAGGTGCTGGAGCACGACTTCCGGCACTCGATGCTCTTCGACACCTCCAAACTGCGCTCTCTGGTGCCGGGGTTCGCGCCCCAGGTGTCCTTCGCGGAAGGCGCCCGCGAGGCGCTGGCGTACTACGACGCGCACCCGGAGCTGAAGTCGGTCGACCAGGAGCTCTCCCGTGCCTTCGACGCGCTGCTGGGGGGCTGA
- a CDS encoding Gfo/Idh/MocA family protein yields MSAPTRVAVIGAGDISDQYLTSLTGYPDLAVTAVADLVPERARAQAEAYGIAGWGTTAEVLGRDDVDLVVNLTVPAAHAEVALAAIAAGKHVWGEKPFALDRPSARAVLDAAAAAGVVVGNAPDTVLGPGVQTAHRLLAEGAVGAPRTVLTLMQGPGPDLWHPRPQFLFAKGAGPLFDIGPYYLATLVQLLGPITSVSARGQIPRHERTIVSGPDAGTVFPVEVPTHVSVVTEFASGVVGTSVYSFDSPVRRQLFEITGADGVLEVPVSGFDGPTRLLTDTTPDAPWQTRPAEGVPSDRGVGVLEMARAVRAGRPPRAGGELAYHVLDVMLSIEESIGLGAPVHVASTAPSVLPIPPHWDPAARTYDRTEQT; encoded by the coding sequence ATGAGCGCCCCCACCCGGGTCGCGGTCATCGGCGCCGGTGACATCTCCGACCAGTACCTCACGTCCCTCACCGGCTACCCGGACCTGGCTGTCACCGCCGTCGCCGACCTGGTGCCCGAACGGGCCCGCGCGCAGGCCGAGGCGTACGGCATCGCCGGCTGGGGCACCACCGCCGAGGTGCTGGGCCGCGACGACGTCGACCTCGTGGTGAACCTGACCGTTCCCGCCGCGCACGCCGAGGTCGCGCTCGCCGCGATAGCGGCCGGCAAGCACGTGTGGGGCGAGAAGCCGTTCGCGCTGGACCGGCCGAGTGCCCGCGCGGTGCTCGACGCCGCCGCGGCGGCCGGTGTGGTGGTCGGCAACGCGCCGGACACCGTGCTCGGCCCCGGTGTCCAGACCGCCCACCGGCTGCTGGCCGAAGGAGCCGTCGGCGCGCCGCGGACGGTGCTGACCCTCATGCAGGGGCCAGGACCCGACCTGTGGCACCCGAGGCCGCAGTTCCTCTTCGCCAAGGGCGCCGGCCCGCTCTTCGACATCGGCCCCTACTACCTCGCCACCCTGGTGCAGCTGCTCGGCCCGATCACCTCGGTCAGCGCGCGCGGCCAGATTCCGCGCCACGAGCGGACCATCGTCTCCGGACCGGACGCCGGCACGGTCTTCCCGGTCGAGGTCCCCACCCACGTCAGCGTGGTGACCGAGTTCGCCTCCGGGGTGGTCGGCACCTCCGTCTACAGCTTCGATTCCCCGGTACGCCGCCAGCTCTTCGAGATCACCGGCGCCGACGGTGTGCTGGAGGTGCCGGTCAGCGGATTCGACGGCCCCACCAGGCTGCTGACCGATACCACGCCCGACGCCCCCTGGCAGACCCGGCCCGCCGAGGGCGTCCCCAGCGACCGCGGTGTCGGTGTGCTGGAAATGGCCCGCGCGGTGCGGGCCGGACGGCCGCCGCGCGCCGGCGGCGAACTGGCCTACCACGTGCTCGATGTCATGCTCTCCATCGAGGAGTCCATCGGCCTCGGAGCGCCGGTGCACGTGGCGAGCACCGCCCCATCCGTCCTCCCGATCCCACCGCACTGGGATCCGGCCGCACGGACCTACGACCGAACGGAACAGACATGA
- a CDS encoding sugar phosphate isomerase/epimerase family protein, translating into MTTGQPLGIQLYSVRDDIGPADLGGTLARLAGFGFTHAEPYDILTDPDGLGTALRNAGLHAATAHASVVRHAVTDILDAAEALGIGTVITPYVDPGSIADRAGVERLAAALNSAAELATARGIRIGYHNHDFEFAQLVDGVPAYEVLTGLLDPAVVLELDIYWAGVGGADVFELLPRLGDRVRLLHVVHEREPGNDRPVLGVDATGRMGEVLALAGPGIELPVVEVVAHHSDVWPLVERNAAYFQGLVNA; encoded by the coding sequence ATGACGACCGGACAGCCGCTGGGGATCCAGCTCTACAGCGTGCGGGACGACATCGGACCGGCCGACCTCGGCGGCACCCTCGCCCGCCTGGCGGGGTTCGGTTTCACGCACGCGGAGCCGTACGACATCCTCACCGACCCCGACGGGCTCGGCACCGCCCTGCGGAACGCCGGCCTGCACGCCGCCACCGCCCACGCGTCGGTGGTCCGGCACGCGGTGACGGACATCCTGGACGCCGCGGAGGCCCTCGGCATCGGCACCGTCATCACGCCGTACGTCGACCCGGGCAGCATCGCCGACCGGGCGGGCGTGGAACGGCTGGCCGCGGCGCTCAACAGCGCCGCAGAACTCGCCACCGCCCGCGGCATCCGGATCGGCTACCACAACCACGACTTCGAGTTCGCGCAGCTCGTCGACGGGGTCCCGGCCTACGAGGTGCTCACCGGCCTGCTCGACCCGGCCGTCGTGCTGGAACTCGACATCTACTGGGCCGGGGTCGGCGGCGCGGACGTCTTCGAACTGCTTCCCCGGCTCGGTGACCGGGTGCGGCTCCTGCACGTCGTGCACGAGCGGGAACCGGGCAACGACCGCCCGGTGCTCGGCGTCGACGCCACCGGCCGGATGGGCGAAGTGCTCGCGCTGGCCGGCCCGGGCATCGAACTGCCCGTCGTCGAGGTCGTCGCGCACCACAGTGACGTATGGCCGCTCGTCGAACGCAACGCCGCCTACTTCCAAGGGCTGGTGAACGCATGA